From a region of the Orcinus orca chromosome 18, mOrcOrc1.1, whole genome shotgun sequence genome:
- the N4BP2L2 gene encoding NEDD4-binding protein 2-like 2 isoform X4 produces MPYGEIEAKSMGHGEELISEPRYKKLKSTEEAYVFPHHGNANFHRKQKKTGNDWVPVTITDVRGRSYPQEDKTETRSLLKPVHDEMLGNRRDVINSVDSQVLQDTRPPLVSTDDEIYSTSKAFIGPIYKPPEKKKCNERRNRADTISGIGGKGERKEKQKFNYKKSEIDNELFQFYKEIEELENEKGDSESSCKEREPSEEQLIPYYQGHNNLLKSEEEKRRDLTSALQSYWGYQQCVGNEPGKYPYNRQVIPTFCDSSFASFRPEWQSVHSFLVPQDPHLSSFNYHLNIQRFNVPPNPSPNIFHAQDGFQMQNGYYVNSCHVNWNCLTFDQNNGYTDCSDITSSDHPSRNGYTVQDEYANNGFCETSEGCWKAPSVDKHNRTDRFMNQHFQEEKLNKLQKLLILLRGLPGSGKTTLSRILLGQSRDGIVFSTDDYFHHQDGYRYNVNQLGDAHDWNQNRAKQAINQGRSPVIIDNTNTQAWEMKPYVEMAIGKGYRVEFHEPETWWKFDPEELEKRNKHGVSRKKIAQMLDRYEYQMSISIVMNSVEPPHKSTQRPPSQGRQRYILNGIVPPAATCHSELVSITKNKMGITHHIQLRDFPGGAVVKNPPANAGVTGSSPGPGRSHMLRSS; encoded by the exons ATGCCTTATGGTGAAATTGAAGCTAAATCCATGGGACATGGGgaagaactaataagtgaacCACGCTATAAGAAATTGAAGTCTACTGAAGAGGCATATGTTTTCCCCCATCATGGTAATGCTAATTTtcacagaaagcaaaagaaaactggaaatgatTGGGTCCCTGTGACCATCACTGATGTCAGAGGACGTAGTTATCCTCAGGAGGACAAAACCGAAACTAGAAGTTTGCTGAAACCTGTGCATGATGAGATGCTTGGTAATAGACGAGATGTTATTAATTCTGTTGATTCACAAGTTTTACAGGATACACGTCCTCCACTGGTATCCACAGATGATGAGATATATAGCACAAGTAAAGCATTTATAGGACCCATTTACAAACCccctgagaaaaagaaatgtaatgaaAGGAGGAATCGAGCAGACACTATCAGTGGTATAGGTGGGAAAGGAGAacgaaaagagaaacagaaatttaattataaaaaatcaGAGATTGACAATGAATTATTCCAGTTTTACAAAGAAATTGAAGagcttgaaaatgaaaaaggtgatTCAGAAAGCAGTTGTAAGGAACGTGAACCCTCTGAGGAACAACTCATTCCGTATTATCAGGGCCATAATAATCTGTTAAaatctgaagaagaaaagagaagagatctTACCAGTGCCCTTCAGTCATATTGGGGTTATCAGCAGTGTGTGGGGAATGAGCCAGGTAAATATCCTTATAATCGACAAGTAATACCTACCTTTTGTGACAGTTCATTTGCTTCCTTCAGGCCTGAGTGGCAATCAGTGCATTCTTTTTTAGTACCACAAGACCCTCATCTTTCCAGTTTTAACTATCACTTAAATATTCAAAGATTCAACGTTCCACCAAATCCATCACCAAATATTTTCCATGCCCAAGATGGCTTTCAGATGCAAAATGGATATTACGTAAATAGTTGTCATGTTAACTGGAATTGTTTGACTTTTGATCAGAACAATGGATATACTGACTGTAGTGACATTACCAGTAGTGACCATCCCTCTAGAAATGGCTACACTGTGCAAGATGAATATGCGAATAATGGTTTCTGTGAAACCAGTGAAGGATGCTGGAAAGCTCCTTCTGTGGACAAGCATAATCGAACTGACAGGTTTATGAACCAGCATTTTCAAGaggaaaagttaaataaattgcaGAAGTTACTTATTCTTTTAAGAGGTTTGCCTGGTTCTGGGAAAACAACATTGTCTCG AATTCTGCTTGGTCAGAGTCGTGATGGCATTGTGTTCAGCACTGATGACTATTTCCACCATCAAGATGGGTACAGGTATAATGTTAATCAACTTGGTGATGCCCATGACTGGAACCAGAACAGAG caaaacAAGCTATCAATCAGGGGAGATCTCCAGTTATAATAGACAACACTAATACACAAGCTTGGGAAATGAAACCATAtgtggaaatg GCCATAGGAAAAGGATACAGAGTAGAGTTTCATGAACCTGAAACTTGGTGGAAATTTGATCCTGAAGAATTAGAAAA gaGGAATAAACATGGTGTTTCTCGAAAGAAGATTGCTCAGATGTTGGATCGTTATGAATATCAAATGTCCATCTCTATTGTAATGAATTCAGTGGAACCGCCACACAAAAGCACACAAAGACCTCCTTCACAGGGGAGACAGAG gtataTTCTTAATGGAATAGTTCCCCCAGCTGCTACCTGCCATTCTGAGTTGGTCTccatcacaaagaataaaatgggcATT
- the N4BP2L2 gene encoding NEDD4-binding protein 2-like 2 isoform X7: protein MPYGEIEAKSMGHGEELISEPRYKKLKSTEEAYVFPHHGNANFHRKQKKTGNDWVPVTITDVRGRSYPQEDKTETRSLLKPVHDEMLGNRRDVINSVDSQVLQDTRPPLVSTDDEIYSTSKAFIGPIYKPPEKKKCNERRNRADTISGIGGKGERKEKQKFNYKKSEIDNELFQFYKEIEELENEKGDSESSCKEREPSEEQLIPYYQGHNNLLKSEEEKRRDLTSALQSYWGYQQCVGNEPGKYPYNRQVIPTFCDSSFASFRPEWQSVHSFLVPQDPHLSSFNYHLNIQRFNVPPNPSPNIFHAQDGFQMQNGYYVNSCHVNWNCLTFDQNNGYTDCSDITSSDHPSRNGYTVQDEYANNGFCETSEGCWKAPSVDKHNRTDRFMNQHFQEEKLNKLQKLLILLRGLPGSGKTTLSRILLGQSRDGIVFSTDDYFHHQDGYRYNVNQLGDAHDWNQNRAKQAINQGRSPVIIDNTNTQAWEMKPYVEMAIGKGYRVEFHEPETWWKFDPEELEKRNKHGVSRKKIAQMLDRYEYQMSISIVMNSVEPPHKSTQRPPSQGRQRSCIRPAEGTEHIVGLQDRNSEKEI, encoded by the exons ATGCCTTATGGTGAAATTGAAGCTAAATCCATGGGACATGGGgaagaactaataagtgaacCACGCTATAAGAAATTGAAGTCTACTGAAGAGGCATATGTTTTCCCCCATCATGGTAATGCTAATTTtcacagaaagcaaaagaaaactggaaatgatTGGGTCCCTGTGACCATCACTGATGTCAGAGGACGTAGTTATCCTCAGGAGGACAAAACCGAAACTAGAAGTTTGCTGAAACCTGTGCATGATGAGATGCTTGGTAATAGACGAGATGTTATTAATTCTGTTGATTCACAAGTTTTACAGGATACACGTCCTCCACTGGTATCCACAGATGATGAGATATATAGCACAAGTAAAGCATTTATAGGACCCATTTACAAACCccctgagaaaaagaaatgtaatgaaAGGAGGAATCGAGCAGACACTATCAGTGGTATAGGTGGGAAAGGAGAacgaaaagagaaacagaaatttaattataaaaaatcaGAGATTGACAATGAATTATTCCAGTTTTACAAAGAAATTGAAGagcttgaaaatgaaaaaggtgatTCAGAAAGCAGTTGTAAGGAACGTGAACCCTCTGAGGAACAACTCATTCCGTATTATCAGGGCCATAATAATCTGTTAAaatctgaagaagaaaagagaagagatctTACCAGTGCCCTTCAGTCATATTGGGGTTATCAGCAGTGTGTGGGGAATGAGCCAGGTAAATATCCTTATAATCGACAAGTAATACCTACCTTTTGTGACAGTTCATTTGCTTCCTTCAGGCCTGAGTGGCAATCAGTGCATTCTTTTTTAGTACCACAAGACCCTCATCTTTCCAGTTTTAACTATCACTTAAATATTCAAAGATTCAACGTTCCACCAAATCCATCACCAAATATTTTCCATGCCCAAGATGGCTTTCAGATGCAAAATGGATATTACGTAAATAGTTGTCATGTTAACTGGAATTGTTTGACTTTTGATCAGAACAATGGATATACTGACTGTAGTGACATTACCAGTAGTGACCATCCCTCTAGAAATGGCTACACTGTGCAAGATGAATATGCGAATAATGGTTTCTGTGAAACCAGTGAAGGATGCTGGAAAGCTCCTTCTGTGGACAAGCATAATCGAACTGACAGGTTTATGAACCAGCATTTTCAAGaggaaaagttaaataaattgcaGAAGTTACTTATTCTTTTAAGAGGTTTGCCTGGTTCTGGGAAAACAACATTGTCTCG AATTCTGCTTGGTCAGAGTCGTGATGGCATTGTGTTCAGCACTGATGACTATTTCCACCATCAAGATGGGTACAGGTATAATGTTAATCAACTTGGTGATGCCCATGACTGGAACCAGAACAGAG caaaacAAGCTATCAATCAGGGGAGATCTCCAGTTATAATAGACAACACTAATACACAAGCTTGGGAAATGAAACCATAtgtggaaatg GCCATAGGAAAAGGATACAGAGTAGAGTTTCATGAACCTGAAACTTGGTGGAAATTTGATCCTGAAGAATTAGAAAA gaGGAATAAACATGGTGTTTCTCGAAAGAAGATTGCTCAGATGTTGGATCGTTATGAATATCAAATGTCCATCTCTATTGTAATGAATTCAGTGGAACCGCCACACAAAAGCACACAAAGACCTCCTTCACAGGGGAGACAGAG
- the N4BP2L2 gene encoding NEDD4-binding protein 2-like 2 isoform X8, whose protein sequence is MPYGEIEAKSMGHGEELISEPRYKKLKSTEEAYVFPHHGNANFHRKQKKTGNDWVPVTITDVRGRSYPQEDKTETRSLLKPVHDEMLGNRRDVINSVDSQVLQDTRPPLVSTDDEIYSTSKAFIGPIYKPPEKKKCNERRNRADTISGIGGKGERKEKQKFNYKKSEIDNELFQFYKEIEELENEKGDSESSCKEREPSEEQLIPYYQGHNNLLKSEEEKRRDLTSALQSYWGYQQCVGNEPGKYPYNRQVIPTFCDSSFASFRPEWQSVHSFLVPQDPHLSSFNYHLNIQRFNVPPNPSPNIFHAQDGFQMQNGYYVNSCHVNWNCLTFDQNNGYTDCSDITSSDHPSRNGYTVQDEYANNGFCETSEGCWKAPSVDKHNRTDRFMNQHFQEEKLNKLQKLLILLRGLPGSGKTTLSRILLGQSRDGIVFSTDDYFHHQDGYRYNVNQLGDAHDWNQNRAKQAINQGRSPVIIDNTNTQAWEMKPYVEMEE, encoded by the exons ATGCCTTATGGTGAAATTGAAGCTAAATCCATGGGACATGGGgaagaactaataagtgaacCACGCTATAAGAAATTGAAGTCTACTGAAGAGGCATATGTTTTCCCCCATCATGGTAATGCTAATTTtcacagaaagcaaaagaaaactggaaatgatTGGGTCCCTGTGACCATCACTGATGTCAGAGGACGTAGTTATCCTCAGGAGGACAAAACCGAAACTAGAAGTTTGCTGAAACCTGTGCATGATGAGATGCTTGGTAATAGACGAGATGTTATTAATTCTGTTGATTCACAAGTTTTACAGGATACACGTCCTCCACTGGTATCCACAGATGATGAGATATATAGCACAAGTAAAGCATTTATAGGACCCATTTACAAACCccctgagaaaaagaaatgtaatgaaAGGAGGAATCGAGCAGACACTATCAGTGGTATAGGTGGGAAAGGAGAacgaaaagagaaacagaaatttaattataaaaaatcaGAGATTGACAATGAATTATTCCAGTTTTACAAAGAAATTGAAGagcttgaaaatgaaaaaggtgatTCAGAAAGCAGTTGTAAGGAACGTGAACCCTCTGAGGAACAACTCATTCCGTATTATCAGGGCCATAATAATCTGTTAAaatctgaagaagaaaagagaagagatctTACCAGTGCCCTTCAGTCATATTGGGGTTATCAGCAGTGTGTGGGGAATGAGCCAGGTAAATATCCTTATAATCGACAAGTAATACCTACCTTTTGTGACAGTTCATTTGCTTCCTTCAGGCCTGAGTGGCAATCAGTGCATTCTTTTTTAGTACCACAAGACCCTCATCTTTCCAGTTTTAACTATCACTTAAATATTCAAAGATTCAACGTTCCACCAAATCCATCACCAAATATTTTCCATGCCCAAGATGGCTTTCAGATGCAAAATGGATATTACGTAAATAGTTGTCATGTTAACTGGAATTGTTTGACTTTTGATCAGAACAATGGATATACTGACTGTAGTGACATTACCAGTAGTGACCATCCCTCTAGAAATGGCTACACTGTGCAAGATGAATATGCGAATAATGGTTTCTGTGAAACCAGTGAAGGATGCTGGAAAGCTCCTTCTGTGGACAAGCATAATCGAACTGACAGGTTTATGAACCAGCATTTTCAAGaggaaaagttaaataaattgcaGAAGTTACTTATTCTTTTAAGAGGTTTGCCTGGTTCTGGGAAAACAACATTGTCTCG AATTCTGCTTGGTCAGAGTCGTGATGGCATTGTGTTCAGCACTGATGACTATTTCCACCATCAAGATGGGTACAGGTATAATGTTAATCAACTTGGTGATGCCCATGACTGGAACCAGAACAGAG caaaacAAGCTATCAATCAGGGGAGATCTCCAGTTATAATAGACAACACTAATACACAAGCTTGGGAAATGAAACCATAtgtggaaatg gaGGAATAA
- the N4BP2L2 gene encoding NEDD4-binding protein 2-like 2 isoform X6 encodes MPYGEIEAKSMGHGEELISEPRYKKLKSTEEAYVFPHHGNANFHRKQKKTGNDWVPVTITDVRGRSYPQEDKTETRSLLKPVHDEMLGNRRDVINSVDSQVLQDTRPPLVSTDDEIYSTSKAFIGPIYKPPEKKKCNERRNRADTISGIGGKGERKEKQKFNYKKSEIDNELFQFYKEIEELENEKGDSESSCKEREPSEEQLIPYYQGHNNLLKSEEEKRRDLTSALQSYWGYQQCVGNEPGKYPYNRQVIPTFCDSSFASFRPEWQSVHSFLVPQDPHLSSFNYHLNIQRFNVPPNPSPNIFHAQDGFQMQNGYYVNSCHVNWNCLTFDQNNGYTDCSDITSSDHPSRNGYTVQDEYANNGFCETSEGCWKAPSVDKHNRTDRFMNQHFQEEKLNKLQKLLILLRGLPGSGKTTLSRILLGQSRDGIVFSTDDYFHHQDGYRYNVNQLGDAHDWNQNRAKQAINQGRSPVIIDNTNTQAWEMKPYVEMAIGKGYRVEFHEPETWWKFDPEELEKRNKHGVSRKKIAQMLDRYEYQMSISIVMNSVEPPHKSTQRPPSQGRQRYILNGIVPPAATCHSELVSITKNKMGITHHIQLRL; translated from the exons ATGCCTTATGGTGAAATTGAAGCTAAATCCATGGGACATGGGgaagaactaataagtgaacCACGCTATAAGAAATTGAAGTCTACTGAAGAGGCATATGTTTTCCCCCATCATGGTAATGCTAATTTtcacagaaagcaaaagaaaactggaaatgatTGGGTCCCTGTGACCATCACTGATGTCAGAGGACGTAGTTATCCTCAGGAGGACAAAACCGAAACTAGAAGTTTGCTGAAACCTGTGCATGATGAGATGCTTGGTAATAGACGAGATGTTATTAATTCTGTTGATTCACAAGTTTTACAGGATACACGTCCTCCACTGGTATCCACAGATGATGAGATATATAGCACAAGTAAAGCATTTATAGGACCCATTTACAAACCccctgagaaaaagaaatgtaatgaaAGGAGGAATCGAGCAGACACTATCAGTGGTATAGGTGGGAAAGGAGAacgaaaagagaaacagaaatttaattataaaaaatcaGAGATTGACAATGAATTATTCCAGTTTTACAAAGAAATTGAAGagcttgaaaatgaaaaaggtgatTCAGAAAGCAGTTGTAAGGAACGTGAACCCTCTGAGGAACAACTCATTCCGTATTATCAGGGCCATAATAATCTGTTAAaatctgaagaagaaaagagaagagatctTACCAGTGCCCTTCAGTCATATTGGGGTTATCAGCAGTGTGTGGGGAATGAGCCAGGTAAATATCCTTATAATCGACAAGTAATACCTACCTTTTGTGACAGTTCATTTGCTTCCTTCAGGCCTGAGTGGCAATCAGTGCATTCTTTTTTAGTACCACAAGACCCTCATCTTTCCAGTTTTAACTATCACTTAAATATTCAAAGATTCAACGTTCCACCAAATCCATCACCAAATATTTTCCATGCCCAAGATGGCTTTCAGATGCAAAATGGATATTACGTAAATAGTTGTCATGTTAACTGGAATTGTTTGACTTTTGATCAGAACAATGGATATACTGACTGTAGTGACATTACCAGTAGTGACCATCCCTCTAGAAATGGCTACACTGTGCAAGATGAATATGCGAATAATGGTTTCTGTGAAACCAGTGAAGGATGCTGGAAAGCTCCTTCTGTGGACAAGCATAATCGAACTGACAGGTTTATGAACCAGCATTTTCAAGaggaaaagttaaataaattgcaGAAGTTACTTATTCTTTTAAGAGGTTTGCCTGGTTCTGGGAAAACAACATTGTCTCG AATTCTGCTTGGTCAGAGTCGTGATGGCATTGTGTTCAGCACTGATGACTATTTCCACCATCAAGATGGGTACAGGTATAATGTTAATCAACTTGGTGATGCCCATGACTGGAACCAGAACAGAG caaaacAAGCTATCAATCAGGGGAGATCTCCAGTTATAATAGACAACACTAATACACAAGCTTGGGAAATGAAACCATAtgtggaaatg GCCATAGGAAAAGGATACAGAGTAGAGTTTCATGAACCTGAAACTTGGTGGAAATTTGATCCTGAAGAATTAGAAAA gaGGAATAAACATGGTGTTTCTCGAAAGAAGATTGCTCAGATGTTGGATCGTTATGAATATCAAATGTCCATCTCTATTGTAATGAATTCAGTGGAACCGCCACACAAAAGCACACAAAGACCTCCTTCACAGGGGAGACAGAG gtataTTCTTAATGGAATAGTTCCCCCAGCTGCTACCTGCCATTCTGAGTTGGTCTccatcacaaagaataaaatgggcATT
- the N4BP2L2 gene encoding NEDD4-binding protein 2-like 2 isoform X5 yields the protein MPYGEIEAKSMGHGEELISEPRYKKLKSTEEAYVFPHHGNANFHRKQKKTGNDWVPVTITDVRGRSYPQEDKTETRSLLKPVHDEMLGNRRDVINSVDSQVLQDTRPPLVSTDDEIYSTSKAFIGPIYKPPEKKKCNERRNRADTISGIGGKGERKEKQKFNYKKSEIDNELFQFYKEIEELENEKGDSESSCKEREPSEEQLIPYYQGHNNLLKSEEEKRRDLTSALQSYWGYQQCVGNEPGKYPYNRQVIPTFCDSSFASFRPEWQSVHSFLVPQDPHLSSFNYHLNIQRFNVPPNPSPNIFHAQDGFQMQNGYYVNSCHVNWNCLTFDQNNGYTDCSDITSSDHPSRNGYTVQDEYANNGFCETSEGCWKAPSVDKHNRTDRFMNQHFQEEKLNKLQKLLILLRGLPGSGKTTLSRILLGQSRDGIVFSTDDYFHHQDGYRYNVNQLGDAHDWNQNRAKQAINQGRSPVIIDNTNTQAWEMKPYVEMAIGKGYRVEFHEPETWWKFDPEELEKRNKHGVSRKKIAQMLDRYEYQMSISIVMNSVEPPHKSTQRPPSQGRQRYILNGIVPPAATCHSELVSITKNKMGITHHIQLRSCIRPAEGTEHIVGLQDRNSEKEI from the exons ATGCCTTATGGTGAAATTGAAGCTAAATCCATGGGACATGGGgaagaactaataagtgaacCACGCTATAAGAAATTGAAGTCTACTGAAGAGGCATATGTTTTCCCCCATCATGGTAATGCTAATTTtcacagaaagcaaaagaaaactggaaatgatTGGGTCCCTGTGACCATCACTGATGTCAGAGGACGTAGTTATCCTCAGGAGGACAAAACCGAAACTAGAAGTTTGCTGAAACCTGTGCATGATGAGATGCTTGGTAATAGACGAGATGTTATTAATTCTGTTGATTCACAAGTTTTACAGGATACACGTCCTCCACTGGTATCCACAGATGATGAGATATATAGCACAAGTAAAGCATTTATAGGACCCATTTACAAACCccctgagaaaaagaaatgtaatgaaAGGAGGAATCGAGCAGACACTATCAGTGGTATAGGTGGGAAAGGAGAacgaaaagagaaacagaaatttaattataaaaaatcaGAGATTGACAATGAATTATTCCAGTTTTACAAAGAAATTGAAGagcttgaaaatgaaaaaggtgatTCAGAAAGCAGTTGTAAGGAACGTGAACCCTCTGAGGAACAACTCATTCCGTATTATCAGGGCCATAATAATCTGTTAAaatctgaagaagaaaagagaagagatctTACCAGTGCCCTTCAGTCATATTGGGGTTATCAGCAGTGTGTGGGGAATGAGCCAGGTAAATATCCTTATAATCGACAAGTAATACCTACCTTTTGTGACAGTTCATTTGCTTCCTTCAGGCCTGAGTGGCAATCAGTGCATTCTTTTTTAGTACCACAAGACCCTCATCTTTCCAGTTTTAACTATCACTTAAATATTCAAAGATTCAACGTTCCACCAAATCCATCACCAAATATTTTCCATGCCCAAGATGGCTTTCAGATGCAAAATGGATATTACGTAAATAGTTGTCATGTTAACTGGAATTGTTTGACTTTTGATCAGAACAATGGATATACTGACTGTAGTGACATTACCAGTAGTGACCATCCCTCTAGAAATGGCTACACTGTGCAAGATGAATATGCGAATAATGGTTTCTGTGAAACCAGTGAAGGATGCTGGAAAGCTCCTTCTGTGGACAAGCATAATCGAACTGACAGGTTTATGAACCAGCATTTTCAAGaggaaaagttaaataaattgcaGAAGTTACTTATTCTTTTAAGAGGTTTGCCTGGTTCTGGGAAAACAACATTGTCTCG AATTCTGCTTGGTCAGAGTCGTGATGGCATTGTGTTCAGCACTGATGACTATTTCCACCATCAAGATGGGTACAGGTATAATGTTAATCAACTTGGTGATGCCCATGACTGGAACCAGAACAGAG caaaacAAGCTATCAATCAGGGGAGATCTCCAGTTATAATAGACAACACTAATACACAAGCTTGGGAAATGAAACCATAtgtggaaatg GCCATAGGAAAAGGATACAGAGTAGAGTTTCATGAACCTGAAACTTGGTGGAAATTTGATCCTGAAGAATTAGAAAA gaGGAATAAACATGGTGTTTCTCGAAAGAAGATTGCTCAGATGTTGGATCGTTATGAATATCAAATGTCCATCTCTATTGTAATGAATTCAGTGGAACCGCCACACAAAAGCACACAAAGACCTCCTTCACAGGGGAGACAGAG gtataTTCTTAATGGAATAGTTCCCCCAGCTGCTACCTGCCATTCTGAGTTGGTCTccatcacaaagaataaaatgggcATT